In Streptomyces sp. NBC_00414, a single window of DNA contains:
- a CDS encoding ABC transporter permease codes for MLRTALRNVLAHKARLLMTVLAVMLGVAFVSGTLVFTNTISDAYQKSSSKGFDQVDVAVEPKSAEDEGDKLGKDPELTQALLDKAAKAPGAESAIGVVGGFTAIADKDGKLIGGGFQSQGGNHWGDKDPRYPLKSGKAPAGKNEVAIDAKTAERAGYKVGDTVRLSIDGPVLTPTVTAIFTTDDGNVAAGGSLALFDTATAQQLFHRTGAYDEIDVKAAPGTSQTALLANLEKILPQDITSTTTGQELADDQAEMIEAEMSGLKTGLLVFAGIALFVGTFIIANTFTMLVAQRTKELALLRAVGASRKQVTRSVLLEAFLVGAVAAVSGLLAGIGIGAGLRALMGLLDATVPAGPLVITPGTVGTSFAVGILITMLAAWLPGRRAAKIPPVAAMSSVHATATTKSLVLRNTFGALVAAAGVTVVLYATTLKASDGQAPMGFGACLLIIGVFILTPLLSRPLIASAAPVLRIFGVSGKLARQNSVRNPRRTAATASALMIGLTLITGMTVMAGSLQKGIDKMATSALKADYVVSMANFNSLSPDVAKKLAATDGVTAISPMRDAPARIDGETEYVTGVKGSTIGALTDLKIENGSFKVSRTQVVVDKDTAEDHGWKAGSTFSASYEDDKKQRLTVAGVYEGNEMIRGIMVDIATLAPNQTDPGDSQVMLKTSGGPSDATKDRLEKALGDNPAVKVQDKQDVSNEIAQMITLMLNMLYGLLAMAVIVAVLGVINTLAMSVFERSQEIGMLRAIGLDRKGIKRMVRLESLVISLFGGVLGVGLGVFFGWAAGELAGSSMPTYEMVLPWGRMGVFLLLAAVVGVLAALWPARRAARLNMLSAIKSE; via the coding sequence ATGCTCCGTACCGCCCTGCGCAACGTGCTGGCGCACAAGGCCAGGCTATTGATGACCGTGCTCGCCGTGATGCTGGGCGTGGCCTTCGTCTCCGGCACCCTCGTCTTCACCAACACCATCTCGGACGCGTACCAGAAGAGCTCCTCGAAGGGCTTCGACCAGGTCGACGTGGCCGTCGAGCCGAAGTCCGCGGAGGACGAGGGCGACAAGCTCGGCAAGGACCCCGAGCTGACCCAGGCACTGCTGGACAAGGCCGCCAAGGCCCCCGGCGCCGAGTCCGCCATAGGCGTCGTCGGCGGCTTCACCGCCATCGCCGACAAGGACGGCAAACTCATCGGCGGCGGCTTCCAGTCGCAGGGCGGCAACCACTGGGGCGACAAGGACCCCCGCTACCCGCTGAAGAGCGGCAAGGCCCCGGCCGGCAAGAACGAGGTCGCCATCGACGCCAAGACGGCCGAGCGCGCCGGCTACAAGGTCGGCGACACCGTTCGGCTCTCGATCGACGGCCCGGTCCTCACGCCCACCGTCACCGCGATCTTCACCACGGACGACGGCAACGTCGCCGCCGGCGGCAGCCTGGCCCTGTTCGACACGGCCACCGCGCAGCAGCTCTTCCACCGGACCGGCGCGTACGACGAGATCGACGTGAAGGCGGCCCCGGGCACCAGCCAGACCGCACTCCTGGCGAACCTCGAAAAGATCCTCCCGCAGGACATCACCTCCACCACGACCGGCCAGGAACTCGCCGACGACCAGGCCGAGATGATCGAGGCCGAGATGAGCGGCCTCAAGACCGGCCTGCTGGTCTTCGCCGGCATCGCCCTGTTCGTCGGCACGTTCATCATCGCCAACACCTTCACCATGCTGGTCGCCCAGCGCACCAAGGAGCTGGCGCTGCTGCGCGCGGTGGGCGCCTCCCGCAAGCAGGTCACCCGCTCGGTGCTCCTCGAAGCCTTCCTGGTCGGCGCGGTCGCCGCCGTCTCGGGCCTGCTCGCCGGCATCGGCATCGGCGCGGGCCTGCGCGCCCTCATGGGCCTGCTGGACGCCACGGTGCCGGCCGGACCGCTCGTCATCACGCCGGGCACTGTCGGCACGTCGTTCGCCGTCGGCATCCTGATCACGATGCTGGCCGCCTGGCTGCCGGGCCGCCGCGCCGCGAAGATCCCGCCGGTCGCGGCGATGAGCAGCGTGCACGCCACCGCGACCACCAAGTCGCTGGTGCTGCGCAACACCTTCGGTGCCCTGGTAGCGGCGGCCGGCGTCACCGTCGTCCTCTACGCCACGACGCTGAAGGCGTCGGACGGCCAGGCCCCGATGGGCTTCGGCGCGTGCCTGCTGATCATCGGCGTCTTCATCCTCACCCCCCTGCTGTCCCGCCCGCTGATCGCGAGCGCCGCCCCGGTCCTGCGGATCTTCGGAGTCTCGGGCAAGCTGGCCCGCCAGAACTCGGTACGCAATCCGCGCCGCACCGCGGCCACCGCCTCCGCCCTGATGATCGGGCTGACCCTGATCACCGGTATGACGGTGATGGCGGGCAGCCTGCAGAAGGGGATCGACAAGATGGCCACGTCCGCGCTGAAGGCGGACTACGTGGTCTCGATGGCGAACTTCAACTCCCTCTCGCCTGACGTCGCGAAGAAGCTCGCCGCGACCGACGGCGTCACCGCCATCAGCCCCATGCGTGACGCACCCGCGCGGATCGACGGCGAGACCGAGTACGTGACCGGTGTGAAGGGTTCGACGATCGGCGCCCTGACCGATCTGAAGATCGAAAACGGCTCCTTCAAGGTCAGCCGCACCCAGGTGGTGGTGGACAAGGACACCGCCGAGGACCACGGCTGGAAGGCCGGTTCGACGTTCTCGGCCTCGTACGAGGACGACAAGAAGCAGCGGCTGACGGTCGCCGGTGTCTACGAGGGCAACGAGATGATCCGGGGCATCATGGTCGACATCGCGACCCTCGCCCCGAACCAGACGGACCCGGGCGACTCGCAGGTCATGCTGAAGACCTCCGGCGGCCCGTCCGACGCGACCAAGGACCGCCTGGAGAAGGCGCTCGGCGACAACCCGGCCGTCAAGGTCCAGGACAAGCAGGACGTCTCCAACGAGATCGCGCAGATGATCACGTTGATGCTGAACATGCTGTACGGCCTGCTGGCGATGGCCGTCATCGTGGCCGTCCTCGGTGTCATCAACACCCTGGCCATGTCCGTCTTCGAGCGTTCACAGGAGATCGGCATGCTCCGCGCGATCGGCCTCGACCGCAAGGGCATCAAGCGGATGGTCCGTCTGGAGTCCCTGGTCATCTCCCTCTTCGGCGGGGTGCTCGGCGTGGGCCTGGGCGTGTTCTTCGGCTGGGCCGCCGGTGAACTGGCGGGCTCCAGCATGCCGACGTACGAGATGGTGCTGCCCTGGGGCCGGATGGGTGTCTTCCTGCTCCTGGCGGCGGTGGTCGGTGTCCTGGCCGCCCTCTGGCCCGCCCGGCGCGCGGCCCGCCTGAACATGCTGTCGGCGATCAAGTCCGAATAG
- a CDS encoding cyclopropane-fatty-acyl-phospholipid synthase family protein: MQDAALRLKALVEQLLGAPLPVRIRAWDGSEAGPPGTPVLVVRNRRALRRLLWKPGELGLARAWVAGDLTVDGDLYAVLDAVAEMVWERGEDARTLAQALRDPDVRSGVRGLVKMAGSPLPPAPPREEVRRRSQLSHLHTKRSDRRAISHHYDVGNDFYEIVLGPSMVYSCAYWESPDGTLEDAQRDKLGLIARKLELKPGMRLLDVGCGWGSMAIHAAREHGVSVVGVTLSQEQAAYARKRVAEEGLTDRVEIRVQDYRDVSDGPYDAISSIGMAEHVGSDRYLEYARDLFALLKPGGRLLNHQIGRRPWRDESAYEINGFIDAYVFPDGELAPIGETVTQLESAGFEVRDVESIREHYALTLRRWVARLEADWPRAVRLTSPGRARVWRLYMAASALAFERNRIGVNQVLAVRTPGSGASGMPLRARTWN, from the coding sequence ATGCAGGACGCGGCGCTTCGGCTCAAGGCGCTGGTGGAACAGTTGCTGGGAGCTCCGCTCCCGGTGCGGATTCGTGCCTGGGACGGTTCGGAAGCGGGACCGCCGGGCACACCCGTGCTCGTCGTACGGAACCGGCGGGCCCTGCGCCGACTCCTGTGGAAGCCGGGGGAATTGGGCCTGGCCAGGGCCTGGGTCGCCGGGGACCTCACGGTGGACGGCGATCTGTACGCGGTTCTGGACGCGGTGGCCGAGATGGTCTGGGAGCGCGGCGAGGACGCCAGGACCCTGGCGCAGGCCCTGCGGGACCCCGACGTACGGTCCGGAGTGCGCGGGCTCGTGAAGATGGCGGGCTCGCCCCTGCCACCCGCCCCGCCCCGCGAGGAGGTGCGCAGACGTTCCCAGCTCTCCCATCTGCACACCAAGCGCAGCGACCGGCGGGCCATCAGCCACCACTACGACGTCGGCAACGACTTCTACGAGATCGTCCTCGGACCGTCCATGGTCTACTCGTGCGCCTACTGGGAGTCCCCGGACGGCACGCTTGAGGACGCCCAGCGCGACAAGCTCGGGCTCATCGCCCGCAAGCTGGAGCTGAAGCCGGGCATGCGGCTGCTCGACGTGGGCTGCGGCTGGGGCTCGATGGCCATCCACGCGGCCCGCGAGCACGGCGTGAGCGTCGTCGGCGTGACACTGTCCCAGGAACAGGCCGCGTACGCCCGTAAGCGCGTCGCGGAGGAAGGGCTCACCGACCGGGTCGAGATCCGCGTCCAGGACTACCGGGACGTCAGCGACGGGCCGTACGACGCCATCTCCTCCATCGGGATGGCCGAACATGTCGGCAGCGACCGCTATCTGGAGTACGCGCGGGACCTGTTCGCCCTCCTCAAGCCGGGCGGACGGCTCCTGAACCACCAGATCGGGCGCCGGCCGTGGCGCGACGAATCGGCGTACGAGATCAACGGGTTCATCGACGCGTACGTCTTCCCGGACGGGGAGCTCGCGCCGATCGGCGAGACCGTGACCCAGTTGGAGAGCGCCGGGTTCGAGGTCCGGGACGTCGAGTCGATCAGGGAGCACTACGCGCTCACCCTGCGCCGCTGGGTGGCCCGCCTGGAGGCGGACTGGCCGCGGGCCGTCCGGCTCACCAGCCCCGGCCGGGCCCGCGTCTGGCGCCTCTACATGGCCGCCTCGGCGCTCGCCTTCGAGCGCAACCGCATCGGTGTCAATCAGGTACTCGCGGTGCGTACACCCGGCTCCGGCGCGTCGGGCATGCCGCTGCGGGCCCGTACCTGGAACTGA
- a CDS encoding NAD(P)/FAD-dependent oxidoreductase: protein MSTTERPRILVVGGGYVGLYAARRILKKMRYGEATVTVVDPRSYMTYQPFLPEAAAGSISPRHVVVPLRRVLPKAEVLTGRVTTIDQDRKVATIAPLVGEAYELPFDYLVIAMGAVSRTFPIPGLAEQGIGMKGIEEAIGLRNHVLEQLDKADSTTDEDVRRKALTFVFVGGGFAGAETIGEVEDMARDAAKYYNNVSRDDMRFILVDAADKILPEVGPKLGQYGKEHLEGRGVEVYLSTSMDSCVDGHVVLKNGLEVDSSTIVWTAGVKPNPVLSRFGLPLGPRGHVDTGTTLQVQGTDYIWSAGDNAQVPDLVGRKAGNENAWCPPNAQHALRQARVLGDNVISGMRGFPQKEYSHANKGAVAGLGLHKGVAFIVVGKMKIKLKGRLAWYMHRGYHGLAMPTWNRKIRVFADWTLAVFLKREVVSLGAMETPREEFYEAAKPAPVPAVAKTEEKAKAS from the coding sequence ATGAGCACCACGGAGCGTCCCAGGATCCTCGTAGTAGGCGGTGGGTACGTAGGCCTGTACGCAGCTCGGCGCATCCTCAAGAAGATGCGCTACGGCGAGGCGACCGTCACGGTCGTCGACCCCCGGTCGTACATGACCTACCAGCCCTTCCTCCCCGAAGCAGCCGCAGGCAGCATTTCGCCTCGGCACGTCGTCGTCCCGCTGCGACGCGTGCTGCCCAAGGCGGAAGTCCTCACCGGCCGGGTCACGACCATCGACCAGGACCGCAAGGTCGCCACGATCGCCCCCCTCGTGGGCGAGGCGTACGAGCTGCCTTTCGACTACCTCGTCATCGCGATGGGCGCGGTCTCCCGCACCTTCCCGATCCCCGGCCTCGCCGAGCAGGGCATCGGCATGAAGGGCATCGAGGAGGCCATCGGCCTGCGCAACCACGTGTTGGAGCAGCTCGACAAGGCCGACTCCACGACCGATGAGGATGTCCGCCGCAAGGCGCTCACCTTCGTCTTCGTCGGCGGTGGCTTCGCAGGCGCGGAGACCATCGGTGAGGTCGAGGACATGGCCCGGGACGCCGCGAAGTACTACAACAACGTGTCCCGCGACGACATGCGCTTCATCCTCGTCGACGCCGCGGACAAGATCCTTCCCGAGGTCGGCCCCAAGCTCGGCCAGTACGGCAAGGAGCACCTCGAAGGACGCGGGGTCGAGGTCTATCTCTCCACCTCCATGGACTCCTGCGTCGACGGCCACGTGGTCCTGAAGAACGGCCTCGAGGTCGACTCCAGCACGATCGTGTGGACCGCCGGCGTCAAGCCCAACCCGGTGCTCTCCCGCTTCGGCCTGCCGCTCGGTCCCCGTGGTCACGTGGACACCGGGACGACCCTCCAGGTGCAGGGCACGGACTACATCTGGTCCGCCGGCGACAACGCCCAGGTGCCGGACCTCGTCGGCCGCAAGGCCGGCAACGAGAACGCCTGGTGCCCGCCGAACGCCCAGCACGCGCTGCGTCAGGCGCGGGTCCTCGGTGACAACGTGATCTCCGGTATGCGGGGCTTCCCGCAGAAGGAGTACAGCCACGCCAACAAGGGTGCGGTGGCCGGGCTCGGGCTGCACAAGGGCGTCGCGTTCATCGTCGTGGGCAAGATGAAGATCAAGCTCAAGGGGCGGCTGGCCTGGTACATGCACCGTGGTTACCACGGGCTGGCCATGCCTACCTGGAACCGGAAGATCCGGGTCTTCGCTGACTGGACGCTGGCTGTGTTCCTGAAGCGTGAGGTCGTCTCGCTCGGTGCGATGGAGACTCCTCGTGAGGAGTTCTACGAGGCGGCGAAGCCGGCGCCGGTTCCTGCCGTCGCCAAGACCGAGGAGAAGGCCAAGGCCTCCTGA
- a CDS encoding Ppx/GppA phosphatase family protein: MTRVAAVDCGTNSIRLLVADADPRTGELVDLDRRMTIVRLGQGVDRTGRLAPEALERTFAACREYAAVIKELGAERLRFVATSASRDAENRDDFVRGVLDILGVEPEVISGDQEAEFSFTGATKELTGRDDLAKPYLVVDIGGGSTEFVVGDDHVRGARSVDIGCVRMTERHLVRDGVVTDPPTEEQVRAIRADIEAALDLAEESVPLREARTLVGLAGSVTTVSAIALELPEYDSEAIHHSRVSLEQVRAITERLLAATHAERAAIPSMHPGRVDVIGAGALVLLAIMERTGAREVVVSEHDILDGIAWSVA; this comes from the coding sequence ATGACTCGTGTCGCCGCCGTCGACTGCGGTACCAACTCGATCCGGCTGCTCGTCGCGGACGCGGACCCGCGGACCGGCGAACTCGTCGACCTGGACCGCCGCATGACGATCGTGCGGCTCGGCCAGGGAGTCGACCGCACGGGCCGGCTCGCCCCCGAGGCCCTGGAACGGACCTTCGCGGCCTGCCGCGAGTACGCCGCGGTCATCAAGGAACTCGGCGCCGAGCGCCTGCGCTTCGTGGCCACCTCCGCCTCCCGCGACGCCGAGAACCGCGACGACTTCGTCCGCGGAGTCCTCGACATCCTGGGCGTGGAGCCCGAGGTCATCTCCGGCGACCAGGAGGCCGAGTTCTCGTTCACGGGCGCCACGAAGGAGCTGACGGGCCGTGACGACCTCGCCAAGCCCTACCTCGTGGTGGACATCGGCGGCGGCTCCACCGAGTTCGTCGTGGGCGACGACCACGTGCGGGGCGCCCGCTCGGTGGACATCGGCTGCGTACGGATGACGGAACGGCACCTCGTGCGGGACGGCGTGGTCACCGACCCGCCCACCGAGGAGCAGGTCCGGGCGATCCGCGCCGACATCGAGGCGGCCCTCGACCTCGCCGAGGAGTCCGTGCCCCTGCGGGAGGCCCGCACGCTCGTCGGGCTCGCCGGATCCGTCACCACCGTCTCGGCGATCGCCCTGGAGCTGCCGGAGTACGACTCCGAGGCCATCCACCACTCCCGGGTCTCCCTGGAGCAGGTCCGCGCAATCACCGAGCGGCTGCTCGCGGCCACGCACGCCGAGCGCGCGGCGATCCCCTCGATGCACCCGGGGCGCGTCGACGTCATCGGCGCAGGCGCCCTCGTACTCCTCGCGATCATGGAGCGGACCGGCGCTCGGGAGGTCGTCGTGAGCGAGCACGACATCCTCGACGGCATCGCGTGGTCCGTGGCCTGA
- a CDS encoding DUF501 domain-containing protein, which produces METPPPSTPRTEPTDADVEAFKQQLGRPPRGLRAIAHRCPCGQPDVVETAPRLPDGTPFPTTYYLTCPRAASAIGTLEANGVMKEMTERLATDPELAKAYRAAHEDYIARRDSIEVLEGFPSAGGMPDRVKCLHVLVGHSLAAGPGVNPLGDEAIAMLPEWWRKGACVVPTAG; this is translated from the coding sequence ATGGAAACGCCCCCGCCGTCCACTCCGCGCACCGAGCCCACCGACGCGGACGTCGAGGCCTTCAAGCAGCAGCTCGGGCGGCCGCCGCGCGGGCTGCGCGCGATCGCGCACCGCTGTCCGTGCGGGCAGCCTGACGTCGTCGAGACGGCTCCCCGTCTGCCCGACGGGACGCCGTTCCCGACGACGTACTACCTGACGTGCCCGCGCGCGGCCTCCGCCATCGGCACGCTGGAGGCGAACGGCGTCATGAAGGAGATGACGGAGCGTCTCGCCACGGACCCCGAGCTGGCCAAGGCCTACCGGGCCGCGCACGAGGACTACATCGCCCGCCGTGACTCCATCGAGGTGCTCGAAGGATTTCCGAGCGCGGGCGGGATGCCGGACCGGGTGAAGTGCCTGCACGTGCTGGTCGGGCACTCCCTGGCCGCGGGCCCGGGCGTGAACCCGCTCGGCGACGAGGCGATCGCGATGCTGCCGGAGTGGTGGCGCAAGGGGGCGTGTGTCGTGCCGACGGCTGGGTGA
- a CDS encoding FtsB family cell division protein: protein MAVKDRDRFSTATRLRALGEQTAARVYRSQTKRQARRSRLTGRAALLALVLCSLVVALAYPIRQYVSQRAEVADLQREREQARERVEELRDLKTRWQDDAYAEQRIRERLHYVMPGETGYIVIDPDVAKKTRTDQTAADRSWYANVWDGVDKADASDQ, encoded by the coding sequence ATGGCTGTGAAGGACCGTGACCGGTTCTCCACCGCGACCAGGCTGCGGGCGCTCGGCGAGCAGACCGCCGCCCGTGTCTACCGCTCCCAGACCAAACGCCAGGCGCGCCGCTCGCGGCTGACCGGCCGGGCGGCGCTCCTCGCCCTCGTCCTGTGCTCGCTCGTCGTGGCCCTCGCCTATCCCATAAGGCAGTACGTCTCCCAGCGTGCCGAGGTCGCCGATCTGCAGCGCGAGCGCGAGCAGGCCCGCGAGCGGGTCGAGGAACTGCGCGACCTGAAGACGCGGTGGCAGGACGACGCGTACGCCGAGCAGCGCATCCGGGAGCGGCTGCACTACGTGATGCCGGGCGAGACCGGCTACATCGTGATCGACCCCGACGTGGCGAAGAAGACGCGTACGGATCAGACGGCGGCCGACCGGTCCTGGTACGCCAACGTCTGGGACGGCGTCGACAAGGCCGACGCCTCCGACCAGTGA
- the eno gene encoding phosphopyruvate hydratase has protein sequence MPSIDVVVAREILDSRGNPTVEVEVGLDDGSTGRAAVPSGASTGAFEAVELRDGDPNRYLGKGVEKAVLAVIEQIGPELVGYDATEQRLIDQAMIDLDATDNKGSLGANAILGVSLAVAHAASEASDLPLFRYLGGPNAHLLPVPMMNILNGGSHADSNVDIQEFMIAPIGAESFSEAVRWGAEVYHTLKKVLKSRGLSTGLGDEGGFAPNLGSNREALDLIVEAIKEAGYTPGAQVALALDVAASEFYKDGKYEFEGKSRSAAEMTEYYEELVAAYPLVSIEDPLYEDDWAGWNVITEKLGDKVQIVGDDLFVTNPERLARGIEEGSANALLVKVNQIGSLTETLDAVEMAQRNGFKCMMSHRSGETEDVTIADLAVAVNCGQIKTGAPARSDRVAKYNQLLRIEEILDDAAVYAGRSAFPRFKG, from the coding sequence GTGCCGTCCATCGACGTCGTCGTAGCCCGGGAAATCCTGGACTCCCGAGGCAACCCCACGGTCGAGGTCGAGGTCGGCCTCGACGACGGCAGCACGGGTCGTGCCGCCGTTCCGTCCGGTGCCTCCACCGGTGCCTTCGAAGCAGTCGAACTGCGTGACGGAGACCCCAACCGCTACCTCGGCAAGGGTGTCGAGAAGGCCGTCCTCGCCGTCATCGAGCAGATCGGCCCGGAGCTCGTCGGCTACGACGCCACCGAGCAGCGCCTCATCGACCAGGCGATGATCGACCTGGACGCCACCGACAACAAGGGCTCGCTCGGCGCCAACGCCATCCTCGGCGTCTCCCTCGCCGTCGCCCACGCCGCCTCCGAGGCCAGCGACCTGCCGCTCTTCCGCTACCTGGGCGGACCGAACGCGCACCTGCTGCCCGTCCCGATGATGAACATCCTCAACGGTGGGTCGCACGCCGACTCCAACGTCGACATCCAGGAGTTCATGATCGCCCCGATCGGCGCGGAGTCCTTCTCCGAGGCCGTGCGCTGGGGCGCCGAGGTCTACCACACCCTCAAGAAGGTCCTGAAGAGCCGCGGCCTGTCCACCGGCCTCGGCGACGAGGGCGGCTTCGCCCCGAACCTCGGCTCCAACCGCGAGGCCCTCGACCTGATCGTCGAAGCCATCAAGGAAGCCGGCTACACCCCCGGCGCGCAGGTCGCCCTCGCGCTGGACGTCGCCGCGTCCGAGTTCTACAAGGACGGCAAGTACGAGTTCGAGGGCAAGTCCCGCTCGGCCGCCGAGATGACCGAGTACTACGAGGAGCTCGTCGCCGCGTACCCGCTGGTCTCCATCGAGGACCCGCTGTACGAGGACGACTGGGCCGGCTGGAACGTCATCACCGAGAAGCTGGGCGACAAGGTCCAGATCGTCGGCGACGACCTCTTCGTCACCAACCCCGAGCGCCTCGCCCGCGGCATCGAGGAGGGCTCCGCCAACGCCCTGCTCGTCAAGGTCAACCAGATCGGCTCGCTGACCGAGACCCTGGACGCCGTCGAGATGGCCCAGCGCAACGGCTTCAAGTGCATGATGTCCCACCGCTCCGGCGAGACCGAGGACGTCACCATCGCCGACCTCGCGGTCGCGGTGAACTGCGGCCAGATCAAGACCGGCGCCCCGGCCCGCTCGGACCGCGTCGCCAAGTACAACCAGCTGCTGCGCATCGAGGAGATCCTCGACGACGCCGCGGTGTACGCGGGCCGCTCGGCGTTCCCGCGCTTCAAGGGCTGA
- a CDS encoding transglycosylase family protein, which yields MLLSNKGKHRRPSKATRIATLAGVTTAAVAVPLMGATGASAATASEWDTVAQCESGGNWSINTGNGYYGGLQFSSSTWAAYGGSSYASTADQASKSQQIAVAEKVLASQGKGAWPSCGVGLSGASTGGGSAPADSNSNGSGQSTTQPQPQNSQSSEERASRSQDRPAAKKTVETPTGKKVEKGDGEYKVVKGDTLSEIAAKEKVKGGWAKLYKLNDDIVDDADFIFPGQQLHLS from the coding sequence ATGCTGCTTTCGAACAAGGGCAAGCACCGTCGCCCGTCCAAGGCCACCCGTATCGCCACGCTGGCCGGTGTCACCACCGCCGCCGTCGCCGTCCCGCTGATGGGCGCCACGGGAGCCTCCGCCGCCACCGCCTCCGAGTGGGACACCGTCGCCCAGTGCGAGTCCGGCGGCAACTGGTCGATCAACACCGGCAACGGCTACTACGGCGGCCTGCAGTTCTCGTCCTCCACCTGGGCCGCGTACGGGGGCAGCTCGTACGCCTCCACCGCCGACCAGGCCTCCAAGTCCCAGCAGATAGCCGTCGCCGAGAAGGTTCTCGCGAGCCAGGGCAAGGGTGCCTGGCCGAGCTGTGGCGTAGGCCTGTCCGGTGCCTCGACCGGTGGCGGTTCGGCTCCCGCGGACTCGAACTCGAACGGTTCCGGCCAGAGCACCACGCAGCCGCAGCCGCAGAACTCGCAGTCCTCCGAGGAGCGCGCCTCGCGTTCCCAGGACCGTCCGGCCGCGAAGAAGACCGTCGAGACCCCGACCGGCAAGAAGGTCGAGAAGGGTGACGGCGAGTACAAGGTCGTCAAGGGCGACACCCTCAGCGAGATCGCCGCGAAGGAGAAGGTCAAGGGCGGCTGGGCGAAGCTCTACAAGCTGAACGACGACATCGTCGACGACGCCGACTTCATCTTCCCGGGCCAGCAGCTGCACCTCAGCTGA
- a CDS encoding transglycosylase family protein, whose product MLSGNGRHRRPRQAPALLVAAGVAGSAIAIPLLGASGASAASGTTWDAVAECESGGSWSADTGNGLYGGLQMTQETWEEHGGLDYAPSADQASRSQQIAVAEKILADQGTGAWTTCGLVAGLTQDSDSADVDTGLAEDAGSSADSDATKGSNDSKSDSSTDGDSDAADDSGSDAQGSDSPSTDATAKADDPDKSSQNDEASTDAEADSSGRHRGVSAEEVDTAPRADDYAGRHASRSDSTSRVLADEGSYAVRSGDSLSSIADSLGIDGGWSELYAANKDSIGADPDFIIPGQRIAVDG is encoded by the coding sequence ATGCTCTCCGGGAACGGCCGTCATCGTCGCCCCCGCCAGGCCCCGGCGCTCCTCGTCGCCGCCGGCGTGGCCGGATCGGCCATCGCGATCCCCCTGCTCGGTGCGAGCGGCGCGAGTGCCGCCAGCGGAACGACCTGGGACGCGGTCGCCGAGTGCGAGAGCGGTGGCTCATGGAGCGCCGACACCGGCAACGGGCTCTACGGCGGACTCCAGATGACCCAGGAGACCTGGGAGGAGCACGGCGGCCTCGACTACGCGCCGAGCGCCGACCAGGCCAGCCGCTCGCAGCAGATAGCCGTCGCCGAGAAGATACTCGCGGACCAGGGGACGGGTGCCTGGACGACCTGCGGTCTCGTCGCCGGCCTGACGCAGGACTCCGACTCCGCGGACGTCGACACGGGCCTCGCCGAGGACGCCGGCTCGTCGGCCGACTCGGATGCGACAAAGGGGAGCAACGACTCCAAGTCCGACTCGTCCACCGACGGTGACTCCGACGCCGCGGACGACTCCGGCTCGGACGCACAGGGATCGGACAGCCCGTCCACCGACGCCACGGCGAAGGCGGACGACCCGGACAAGTCCTCCCAGAACGACGAGGCTTCGACCGACGCCGAGGCCGACAGCTCCGGCCGTCACCGCGGCGTCAGCGCCGAAGAGGTCGACACCGCGCCCCGCGCGGACGACTACGCCGGCCGGCACGCCTCGCGCAGCGACAGCACCTCGCGCGTCCTCGCCGACGAAGGCTCGTACGCGGTCCGCTCCGGGGACAGTCTGTCGAGCATCGCCGACTCCCTTGGCATCGACGGCGGGTGGAGCGAGCTCTACGCCGCGAACAAGGACAGCATCGGCGCCGACCCGGACTTCATCATCCCCGGTCAGCGCATCGCCGTCGACGGCTGA